A genome region from Oncorhynchus gorbuscha isolate QuinsamMale2020 ecotype Even-year linkage group LG26, OgorEven_v1.0, whole genome shotgun sequence includes the following:
- the LOC124015688 gene encoding 2',3'-cyclic-nucleotide 3'-phosphodiesterase-like isoform X2, whose amino-acid sequence MDAEQNQVLDTASETREQQETGAGDCPQSQLDSPIDPAGSPVNGQEMERLSGMSEEVQETAPKAEKSPKNMSESPEKVPETSPEVTKAEKYPEKQPELESSEVSESATALYFEPDKKQTTVPEKQPMPERTPEPLPLDEPLAENNIDTAPEKMAEPVPEAVKQSVQAAPEPVTQPESEDVKLLQEKEPGESEKQAESGVVLAVVPEMPAEPKTVQEVEADKQTEAEIVPEPKKPVEAEAVKKVEAEKPVEAGAVKKVEAEKPVEAGAVKKVEAEKPVEAEAVKKVEAEKPVEAEAVKKVEAEKPVEAEAVKKVEAEKPVEAEAVKTVEAEKPVESGAVMEEKRVEAEIVKEVESEKRAAGEADAVEQQKADVVEQIPAPGTLSFAFLEHEQTKATLRTSRTLIILRGLPGSGKSLLARAIADNYQGLCTVCCADDHGVKPESPDASADGYKAFDDAVVACCSVGTSAQVIVVDDTNHTHDRLARLGELAEQHRLVAMFLEPRTEWSRDLPQLAKRTQRGLEEAQIQAMKVPLEETSLPLFFGWFLLPGIQDKVRCTSMDFLKTLDTLEAFKKHLPDFTVEAEKEVDLEQYFQANGVLHCTTKFCDYGKAEGAKEYADKPAVKELYGSAFELSLSALFVTPRTVGARVSISEDQLTLWPADAEEVVSVVPAAATLPAGSRAHITLGCAEGVEPQQTGFDLLEILALQQEGQEGELVEEMELGSLAYYGKGRWLLSLREPISAQACFSSLYGPKKADSTKKDGDKKKKQKCTIL is encoded by the exons ATGGATGCTGAGCAGAACCAGGTGTTGGACACCGCGTCAGAGACTCGAGAGCAACAGGAGACTGGAGCAGGAGACTGCCCCCAGTCACAACTCGACTCTCCAATAGATCCTGCAGGATCTCCAGTGAATGGGCAAGAAATGGAGCGTTTGTCAGGAATGTCAGAAGAAGTGCAAGAGACGGCGCCTAAAGCAGAAAAATCACCAAAGAACATGTCTGAATCTCCTGAGAAGGTTCCAGAGACATCTCCAGAAGTGACGAAAGCAGAGAAGTACCCAGAAAAACAACCAGAACTAGAGAGCTCAGAGGTCTCTGAGTCAGCTACAGCATTGTACTTCGAACCAGACAAAAAACAGACCACAGTGCCTGAAAAGCAGCCAATGCCAGAGAGAACACCAGAGCCTCTGCCTTTAGATGAGCCTCTAGCAGAGAATAACATTGACACTGCGCCAGAGAAAATGGCTGAACCCGTCCCAGAGGCTGTTAAACAGTCTGTGCAGGCAGCGCCCGAGCCTGTCACACAGCCAGAATCTGAGGACGTGAAACTGCTCCAAGAGAAAGAGCCTGGGGAATCTGAGAAGCAGGCAGAATCTGGTGTTGTGTTGGCGGTGGTGCCAGAGATGCCAGCGGAGCCTAAAACTGTACAGGAAGTGGAGGCAGACAAACAGACCGAAGCTGAAATTGTACCGGAACCAAAGAAACCAGTCGAG GCTGAGGCTGTGAAGAAAGTGGAAGCAGAGAAACCAGTCGAGGCTGGGGCTGTGAAGAAAGTGGAAGCAGAGAAACCAGTCGAGGCTGGGGCTGTGAAGAAAGTGGAAGCAGAGAAACCAGTCGAGGCTGAGGCTGTGAAGAAAGTGGAAGCAGAGAAACCAGTCGAGGCTGAGGCTGTGAAGAAAGTGGAAGCAGAGAAACCAGTCGAGGCTGAGGCTGTGAAGAAAGTGGAAGCAGAGAAACCAGTCGAGGCTGAGGCTGTGAAGACAGTGGAAGCAGAGAAACCAGTGGAGTCTGGGGCTGTGATGGAAGAGAAACGGGTAGAAGCTGAAATTGTTAAAGAAGTAGAGTCCGAGAAACGGGCAGCAGGTGAGGCAGATGCAGTGGAGCAGCAGAAGGCCGACGTTGTCGAGCAGATTCCCGCTCCTGGTACCCTGTCTTTTGCCTTCCTGGAGCATGAGCAGACCAAAGCCACACTTCGCACCTCTCGCACTCTAATCATCCTCCGAGGCCTCCCCGGCAGCGGCAAGAGCCTCTTGGCACGTGCCATTGCAGATAACTACCAGGGTCTCTGCACGGTCTGCTGTGCTGATGACCATGGTGTGAAACCGGAGAGTCCAGACGCGTCGGCAGATGGGTACAAGGCTTTTGACGATGCTGTGGTAGCCTGCTGCAGTGTAGGAACATCTGCTCAAGTGATTGTGGTGGATGACACCAACCATACCCATGATCGGCTGGCCCGTCTTGGGGAGTTGGCAGAGCAGCACCGGCTGGTGGCCATGTTTCTGGAGCCCCGCACTGAGTGGAGCAGAGACTTGCCACAGCTGGCCAAGAGAACTCAGCGGGGGCTAGAGGAGGCCCAGATCCAGGCTATGAAAGTTCCTCTTGAGGAGACGTCCCTACCCCTTTTCTTTGGCTGGTTCCTTCTCCCTGGCATCCAGGACAAGGTCAGGTGCACGTCCATGGATTTCCTGAAGACGCTGGACACGCTTGAGGCCTTCAAGAAGCACTTGCCTGACT tCACTGTTGAGGCTGAGAAAGAGGTGGACCTGGAGCAGTATTTCCAAGCCAATGGCGTTCTTCATTGCACTACCAAATTCTGTGACTATGGCAAGGCTGAGGGAGCCAAGGAATATGCAGACAAACCA GCTGTTAAAGAGTTGTATGGCTCTGCGTTCGAGCTGTCCCTCAGTGCCCTCTTCGTCACACCTCGCACTGTTGGTGCCCGGGTTTCAATCTCTGAGGATCAGTTGACCCTGTGGCCTGCCGATgctgaggaggtggtgtctgtagTCCCGGCCGCCGCCACCCTGCCCGCTGGTAGCCGTGCCCACATCACCCTGGGCTGTGCGGAGGGCGTTGAGCCACAGCAGACGGGCTTCGACCTGCTGGAGATCCTAGCGCTGCAGCAAGAGGGTCAGGAGGGAGAGCTGGTGGAGGAGATGGAGCTCGGCTCCCTGGCCTACTACGGCAAGGGGAGGTGGCTACTCAGTCTGAGGGAGCCCATCTCCGCCCAGGCCTGCTTCTCCAGCCTCTACGGGCCCAAGAAGGCTGACTCGACCAAGAAAGACGGGGACAAGAAGAAGAAGCAAAAGTGCACCATACtgtaa
- the LOC124015688 gene encoding uncharacterized protein LOC124015688 isoform X1, giving the protein MDAEQNQVLDTASETREQQETGAGDCPQSQLDSPIDPAGSPVNGQEMERLSGMSEEVQETAPKAEKSPKNMSESPEKVPETSPEVTKAEKYPEKQPELESSEVSESATALYFEPDKKQTTVPEKQPMPERTPEPLPLDEPLAENNIDTAPEKMAEPVPEAVKQSVQAAPEPVTQPESEDVKLLQEKEPGESEKQAESGVVLAVVPEMPAEPKTVQEVEADKQTEAEIVPEPKKPVEAETVKKVEAEKPVEAGAVKKVEAEKPVEAVKKVEAEKPVEAGAVKKVEAEKPVEAGAVKKVEAEKPVEAEAVKKVEAEKPVEAEAVKKVEAEKPVEAEAVKKVEAEKPVEAEAVKTVEAEKPVESGAVMEEKRVEAEIVKEVESEKRAAGEADAVEQQKADVVEQIPAPGTLSFAFLEHEQTKATLRTSRTLIILRGLPGSGKSLLARAIADNYQGLCTVCCADDHGVKPESPDASADGYKAFDDAVVACCSVGTSAQVIVVDDTNHTHDRLARLGELAEQHRLVAMFLEPRTEWSRDLPQLAKRTQRGLEEAQIQAMKVPLEETSLPLFFGWFLLPGIQDKVRCTSMDFLKTLDTLEAFKKHLPDFTVEAEKEVDLEQYFQANGVLHCTTKFCDYGKAEGAKEYADKPAVKELYGSAFELSLSALFVTPRTVGARVSISEDQLTLWPADAEEVVSVVPAAATLPAGSRAHITLGCAEGVEPQQTGFDLLEILALQQEGQEGELVEEMELGSLAYYGKGRWLLSLREPISAQACFSSLYGPKKADSTKKDGDKKKKQKCTIL; this is encoded by the exons ATGGATGCTGAGCAGAACCAGGTGTTGGACACCGCGTCAGAGACTCGAGAGCAACAGGAGACTGGAGCAGGAGACTGCCCCCAGTCACAACTCGACTCTCCAATAGATCCTGCAGGATCTCCAGTGAATGGGCAAGAAATGGAGCGTTTGTCAGGAATGTCAGAAGAAGTGCAAGAGACGGCGCCTAAAGCAGAAAAATCACCAAAGAACATGTCTGAATCTCCTGAGAAGGTTCCAGAGACATCTCCAGAAGTGACGAAAGCAGAGAAGTACCCAGAAAAACAACCAGAACTAGAGAGCTCAGAGGTCTCTGAGTCAGCTACAGCATTGTACTTCGAACCAGACAAAAAACAGACCACAGTGCCTGAAAAGCAGCCAATGCCAGAGAGAACACCAGAGCCTCTGCCTTTAGATGAGCCTCTAGCAGAGAATAACATTGACACTGCGCCAGAGAAAATGGCTGAACCCGTCCCAGAGGCTGTTAAACAGTCTGTGCAGGCAGCGCCCGAGCCTGTCACACAGCCAGAATCTGAGGACGTGAAACTGCTCCAAGAGAAAGAGCCTGGGGAATCTGAGAAGCAGGCAGAATCTGGTGTTGTGTTGGCGGTGGTGCCAGAGATGCCAGCGGAGCCTAAAACTGTACAGGAAGTGGAGGCAGACAAACAGACCGAAGCTGAAATTGTACCGGAACCAAAGAAACCAGTCGAGGCTGAGACTGTGAAGAAAGTGGAAGCAGAGAAACCAGTCGAGGCTGGGGCTGTGAAGAAAGTGGAAGCAGAGAAACCAGTCGAG GCTGTGAAGAAAGTGGAAGCAGAGAAACCAGTCGAGGCTGGGGCTGTGAAGAAAGTGGAAGCAGAGAAACCAGTCGAGGCTGGGGCTGTGAAGAAAGTGGAAGCAGAGAAACCAGTCGAGGCTGAGGCTGTGAAGAAAGTGGAAGCAGAGAAACCAGTCGAGGCTGAGGCTGTGAAGAAAGTGGAAGCAGAGAAACCAGTCGAGGCTGAGGCTGTGAAGAAAGTGGAAGCAGAGAAACCAGTCGAGGCTGAGGCTGTGAAGACAGTGGAAGCAGAGAAACCAGTGGAGTCTGGGGCTGTGATGGAAGAGAAACGGGTAGAAGCTGAAATTGTTAAAGAAGTAGAGTCCGAGAAACGGGCAGCAGGTGAGGCAGATGCAGTGGAGCAGCAGAAGGCCGACGTTGTCGAGCAGATTCCCGCTCCTGGTACCCTGTCTTTTGCCTTCCTGGAGCATGAGCAGACCAAAGCCACACTTCGCACCTCTCGCACTCTAATCATCCTCCGAGGCCTCCCCGGCAGCGGCAAGAGCCTCTTGGCACGTGCCATTGCAGATAACTACCAGGGTCTCTGCACGGTCTGCTGTGCTGATGACCATGGTGTGAAACCGGAGAGTCCAGACGCGTCGGCAGATGGGTACAAGGCTTTTGACGATGCTGTGGTAGCCTGCTGCAGTGTAGGAACATCTGCTCAAGTGATTGTGGTGGATGACACCAACCATACCCATGATCGGCTGGCCCGTCTTGGGGAGTTGGCAGAGCAGCACCGGCTGGTGGCCATGTTTCTGGAGCCCCGCACTGAGTGGAGCAGAGACTTGCCACAGCTGGCCAAGAGAACTCAGCGGGGGCTAGAGGAGGCCCAGATCCAGGCTATGAAAGTTCCTCTTGAGGAGACGTCCCTACCCCTTTTCTTTGGCTGGTTCCTTCTCCCTGGCATCCAGGACAAGGTCAGGTGCACGTCCATGGATTTCCTGAAGACGCTGGACACGCTTGAGGCCTTCAAGAAGCACTTGCCTGACT tCACTGTTGAGGCTGAGAAAGAGGTGGACCTGGAGCAGTATTTCCAAGCCAATGGCGTTCTTCATTGCACTACCAAATTCTGTGACTATGGCAAGGCTGAGGGAGCCAAGGAATATGCAGACAAACCA GCTGTTAAAGAGTTGTATGGCTCTGCGTTCGAGCTGTCCCTCAGTGCCCTCTTCGTCACACCTCGCACTGTTGGTGCCCGGGTTTCAATCTCTGAGGATCAGTTGACCCTGTGGCCTGCCGATgctgaggaggtggtgtctgtagTCCCGGCCGCCGCCACCCTGCCCGCTGGTAGCCGTGCCCACATCACCCTGGGCTGTGCGGAGGGCGTTGAGCCACAGCAGACGGGCTTCGACCTGCTGGAGATCCTAGCGCTGCAGCAAGAGGGTCAGGAGGGAGAGCTGGTGGAGGAGATGGAGCTCGGCTCCCTGGCCTACTACGGCAAGGGGAGGTGGCTACTCAGTCTGAGGGAGCCCATCTCCGCCCAGGCCTGCTTCTCCAGCCTCTACGGGCCCAAGAAGGCTGACTCGACCAAGAAAGACGGGGACAAGAAGAAGAAGCAAAAGTGCACCATACtgtaa